The DNA segment AGTTCATCCGCGAACTCATCGTCCAGGGAACCCGCGAGGGCCTGGCCGCCGCTCGCGCCCGCGGCCGGGTCGGCGGACGCCCCACGTCGCCACCGAAGAAGTCATCCGCGCCGCCCGCGACCTCCTGCCCGACCCCGGCCGCTCCATCACCTCGATCGCCAAGCTCCTCGGCGTCTCCCCGGGCACCCTCTACAACCACATCCCCGACCTCCGCGAACTGCGCGCCAGCACGGTCCCTCATCAGCTCGAAGTCACGGAGCGGTGACCACGTGCCGATCCGACCCGAGAACCGCGACCGGCACCCCGCCGACTGGCCAGAGATCTCCACTGCGACCGTGACCACCACGCCCGCACCCGGACCCAGGTTCGTCGTACCATGCTCGATTCCAGCGGGCAGCTGACGTTCGAGTTGTAAGCGAACGCAGCAAGATCATGCGCTTAGCGTTACTGGTTGTTCTATTGGTCCCCAAGGCCGGAGTACGCACGGGCGACCGGGCTGACGCCGCACCTGAACGAGGAGGCGCTGCCGATCGAGCCCCCGGAGGAGCAGAGCACGGGCTTCATCAAGGCCGCGGCCTCTCGCGGTGTACAGCGTTTCGTGATGCTCAGCGCGTGGGGTCCGGAGTCCGTGGCGGAGACCTCGCTGCGCGAGTCGGGGATGCAGTGGACCAGCGTCAGCCCGAGCTGGTTCAACCAGAACGTCAGCGACGACTACGAGCAGAAGTTCCGCGAGGACATCCGGGCCGGTGAGATGGTCACCTCCTACGGCGCCTCGACCTTCGCGTTCATCGACGCCGACGACATCGCCGACGTGGTGGTCGCTGCGCTTCTGGAGGACGGCCACCACGGGCAGTCGTACCGGCTGACCGGACCGCGCTCGCTGAGCTTCGCCCAGGCCGCCCAGGAGATCGCGCAGGCACTCGGCCGCCCGATCAGCTACACCGAGCTCACGCCCGAGCAGTACGCCCAGCGGCTCATCTCGGTGGGCCTGCCCTCCGAACTCGCCGCCGGCATCAGCGACATGGGCCCGGAGGAGTGGCGCGAGGAGCCCACCGGCGACGTGCAGCGCGCGCTCGGTCGGGCACCGAAGGATTTCGCGGACTACGCCCGCGAGACGGCAGCCACCGGCGCGTGGAACGCCTGACGCGCGACAGCGCACACGGCCCCGCCGTGGGGCATGGTGAGGGCCGGCGGTGCAGGTCGCCCGGCCCTCACCGCTTCGAGCACACACGCAGGGCCGGGCCCGAAGCTGAGCCTGCAGGGCGGCCGTGCTGGAGCAGTCGGAGCCGGTGCCGCCGCACACCACACGGTCGTTGTGTCAACGGCCTCTTGGGACGCCCCAGCCTTCAAGAAACCTTGGTCTATTGAAGATCTTGATCGCTTGGCCTGCGACGGCGGACCTCCGCCACCGGACATCACGAGCGGGTGGCACGGGTGGCACGGGTGAAGCGGGCAGCCCACTCCCGGACGAAGTCGACGAACTCGGGAGGGCCGAGCACCTCGAACTCCGCACCCACATTGCCCAGTGCCTGAGTCGGCCAGTTTAGGGTCTGCGAGGTCATCCTTACCCGGCAGCGCTGCTCGTCGACCTCCTCGACCGTCGCCCACGGGCCAACGCGCGCGCGAACAGCCGCTGCGGGGGCGTGCACAAGCGCTTCGACGGTGTGCGGAACGGGGACGCCGCCGCTCCCCGCACGGACGAAGGCCGAGGCGTCGTCGGCAGGTAGCTCGCGCGGGCGAAACCGCTCTCCGGTCCCGCGCGGATCGTCGAGGCGGTCGAGGCGGAAGCTGCGCCAGTCCTGCCGGGTCAGGTCGTAGGCGACCAGGTACCAGCGGTACCCGAGCGAGACCAGCCCGTGGGGCTCGACATGGCGGGCGCTGCGCTCGCCACCGCGGGCGGTGTAGGAGAAGCGAAGTCGTTCCTCGTCGCGACATGCCTGCGCGACGGCGGTCAGCACACCGGCCTCGACGGTCTCCCCACCGCCCTCGACCGAGGGCACGGTCACCACCCGCAGGGCGTCGACCCGTCGGCGCAGTCGCGCCGGCATGACCTGCACGACCTTGGTGAACGCGCGGATCGAGGACTCCTCGATTCCGGTAACCGCGCCCTGGGCGGCCGCACGCAACCCAATGGCGAGCGCGACCGCCTCCTCGTCGTCGAGCACCAACGGCGGCAGGGCGGCGCCTGCCGTGAGCTGGTAGCCGCCATCGACGCCGCGACTGGCCTCGACCGGGTAGCCCAACTCACGCAGCCGGTCGACGTCGCGCCGCAGGGTACGCGCAGAAACCCCGAGCCTGTCGGCCAGCTCGCCGCCCGGCCAGTGCCGGTGGGTCTGGAGCAGGGACAGCAGCCGCAGAGTCCGTGAGCTTGTGTTCGCCATGCCCTCCAGGATGGCGGCAATTGAGGTCGGAAAGTGACCGCTATGGCTCATAGCGTGGGTCTCACGAGAACGGCACGGGCCCAGGCCGGGTGCGCCGACTGATCGAAACGAGGAGAACCATGACCGACAGCACGATGTCGACCACCCCCGACACGATGTGGGAAGTGCGGCTGGCCAATCACCTGAAGGGAGACCTCGGGACCGACACCTTCGACCTCGTACAGGTGCCTACGCCCGAGCCGGCCACGGGAGAGGTACTGGTCCGCACGGACTACCTGGGTCTGTCGGTGGCGTACCTGGAGATGCTGCGGGCTGACTCCCGTCTGCCGATCCCGCCGTGGGAGGTCGGCCAGCGCATCGGCGGCGGCGCGGTGGGCACGGTCGTGCGGTCCATCAGTGCGGACCTGGCCGTCGGCGACCAGGTCCGCACCGTGGCCGGCTGGTGCGAGTACTCGGCCGGGTCTGCCGACCAGTACCCCAAGCTGGACCCCGACCTGTTCCCAAGCCCGGTGCACTACCTCAGCCAGGGGCCCACCGCCTACTACGGGATGTCCGAGATCGCCAAGGCCGGTGCCGGCGATGTCGTCTCCGGCGCGGCGGGCGGCGTCGGGTCGCTGGCCGGACAGATCGCCAAGTGCCGGGGCGCCGCGAAGGTGATCGGCAGCGCGGGTAGCCAGGCGAAGATCGACTACCTGGTTGACGAGCTCGGCTTCGACGCGGCGTTCGACTACCACGACGGCCCCGTCCTCGATCATCTGCGGGAACTGGCGCCCGAGGGCATCACCGTGTTCTTCGACAACGTCGGCGGAGAGCAGTTCGACGCGGCCGTCGAGGCGGCGGCGCCGGGGGCCCGCTTCGCGCTGTGCGGCGCGCTGGCCACCCAGATCGGCGACCACGAGGACCGGTTCCCCGAGCCGGACCTTACCGCGGCGGCCGCCAAGGGGATCGAGGTCCTGCCGTTCTCCACCTATCACACCCCGGAGCAGATCGCGGCGTGGACCGAGCACTTCAGCACCTGGTTGAGCGAGGACCGCTTCGTGTTCCCCCACACGATCGTGGAAGGCGGCCTCTCGGCAGCTCCCCAGGCGCTCGTCTCCCTGCTGAAGGGCAACTACAAGGGCAACGTCTCCGTCAGGGTCGCCGGCTGAGGCACGAAGAGCGCCGCCCGTCACACACGGACGGGCGACGCGCTCCCGGTGACGTCCCCACCATCCAAGGAGAACCGGCACCACATGACCGACGCCCCCGTGCTGTCCACCCGCACCCTGAACCGGACACTGCTCCAGCGACAGTTCCTGGCAGCCCGAACCTCCCGCCCGGTACTCGACGTCGTCGAACACCTGGTCGCTTTGCAGGGGCAGGAGCCCAACTGGCCTTACGTGGGGCTGTGGACCCGGCTGGCCGACTTCCGACATGACGACCTGACGGCACTGCTCCGCGACGGGCGCGTGGTGCGCTCCGCAGCCCTACGCAGCACCCAGCACCTGACCAGCAGCAACGACTTCCGCTGGCTGCGGCCCGTCGTCCAGCCCGTCCTGGACCGCACCGCCCGGGCACAGTACTTCGCTGCGCAGACCGCCGGGTTGAACATCGCCGAGCTCACCGACGCCGGTCGGGAGCTGATGGCTGGCCACACCCTGCCTCGGCGGAAGCTCGCCCTGTCGCTCGCCGAGCGCTTCCCGGGCCGCGACGGCCGCGTGCTTGCGGGGGCGGTGGAGCTGCGGGTACCGATGGTGCACGCCCCGGCCACCGGCGCCTGGGGCGCCTGGGGCAACCGCCCCAACATCGCCATCACCCTCGCGGAGCACTGGATCGGCCGACCGATGGCAGCGCCACGAGTCGAGACGATGATCCGCCGCTACCTGGCGGCGTTCGGCCCGGCCGGCGTCATGGACATCCAGACATGGTCGGGGCTGACCCGCCTGCGTGAGACTCTCGACGGGCTGCGGTCACAGCTGCGCGTCTTCCACGACGAGCGGGGCAATGAGCTCTTCGACCTGCCCGACGCGCCGCTCGCCGACCCGGACCTGCCCGTCCCCGTGCGATTTCTGCCCGCCTTCGACAACCTCCTCCTCGGGCACACGGACCGCGCGCGAGTGATCAGCGAGGCAGACCGCAAGCTGGTGATGCCGGGTCAGGCCATGGTGCGGCCCACCTTCCTCGTTGACGGCTTCGTCCACGGCACATGGTCGGTGAAGGGCTCCGTACTGCTCATCTCCCCCTTCCGGCCGCTGTCGCAAGCGGGCACACAGGCAGTACTGGACGAGGCCGAGCGACTTCTCGCCTTCGTCGCACCTGATGCGGCCAAGCGGAGGGTCACGTTTACCTGAGAACGACGGGACGTTTTCCCCTCATGCGGCGGCCGCCTCATGCTCGCCGAGCACGCTGAAGTCCATGTCCAGGTGGGCGTCGTAGTCGTCCGGGGTGATGCCGAGCTCGTGGGTGGAGTACTCGCCGATCCGTTTGATGTGCTCGGTCAGGTAGGGGGAGATCTGGGCCAGATCCAGCGGGTCGACGACCTGGCAG comes from the Streptomyces sp. NBC_01591 genome and includes:
- a CDS encoding NmrA family NAD(P)-binding protein produces the protein MFYWSPRPEYARATGLTPHLNEEALPIEPPEEQSTGFIKAAASRGVQRFVMLSAWGPESVAETSLRESGMQWTSVSPSWFNQNVSDDYEQKFREDIRAGEMVTSYGASTFAFIDADDIADVVVAALLEDGHHGQSYRLTGPRSLSFAQAAQEIAQALGRPISYTELTPEQYAQRLISVGLPSELAAGISDMGPEEWREEPTGDVQRALGRAPKDFADYARETAATGAWNA
- a CDS encoding helix-turn-helix transcriptional regulator, with the protein product MANTSSRTLRLLSLLQTHRHWPGGELADRLGVSARTLRRDVDRLRELGYPVEASRGVDGGYQLTAGAALPPLVLDDEEAVALAIGLRAAAQGAVTGIEESSIRAFTKVVQVMPARLRRRVDALRVVTVPSVEGGGETVEAGVLTAVAQACRDEERLRFSYTARGGERSARHVEPHGLVSLGYRWYLVAYDLTRQDWRSFRLDRLDDPRGTGERFRPRELPADDASAFVRAGSGGVPVPHTVEALVHAPAAAVRARVGPWATVEEVDEQRCRVRMTSQTLNWPTQALGNVGAEFEVLGPPEFVDFVREWAARFTRATRATRS
- a CDS encoding NADP-dependent oxidoreductase — encoded protein: MTDSTMSTTPDTMWEVRLANHLKGDLGTDTFDLVQVPTPEPATGEVLVRTDYLGLSVAYLEMLRADSRLPIPPWEVGQRIGGGAVGTVVRSISADLAVGDQVRTVAGWCEYSAGSADQYPKLDPDLFPSPVHYLSQGPTAYYGMSEIAKAGAGDVVSGAAGGVGSLAGQIAKCRGAAKVIGSAGSQAKIDYLVDELGFDAAFDYHDGPVLDHLRELAPEGITVFFDNVGGEQFDAAVEAAAPGARFALCGALATQIGDHEDRFPEPDLTAAAAKGIEVLPFSTYHTPEQIAAWTEHFSTWLSEDRFVFPHTIVEGGLSAAPQALVSLLKGNYKGNVSVRVAG
- a CDS encoding winged helix DNA-binding domain-containing protein; the encoded protein is MTDAPVLSTRTLNRTLLQRQFLAARTSRPVLDVVEHLVALQGQEPNWPYVGLWTRLADFRHDDLTALLRDGRVVRSAALRSTQHLTSSNDFRWLRPVVQPVLDRTARAQYFAAQTAGLNIAELTDAGRELMAGHTLPRRKLALSLAERFPGRDGRVLAGAVELRVPMVHAPATGAWGAWGNRPNIAITLAEHWIGRPMAAPRVETMIRRYLAAFGPAGVMDIQTWSGLTRLRETLDGLRSQLRVFHDERGNELFDLPDAPLADPDLPVPVRFLPAFDNLLLGHTDRARVISEADRKLVMPGQAMVRPTFLVDGFVHGTWSVKGSVLLISPFRPLSQAGTQAVLDEAERLLAFVAPDAAKRRVTFT